The Methylocystis bryophila genome contains the following window.
GCACCGACTGGAAGATCTCTGCTTCCTTGTCGAGATAGGCGCGCCAATCCGCATGATCGAGCTCGTCGACCGTCATCTCGCGCGGCGCGAATTTGTGCCAGGGCTCGAGCGGCAACCCGCGCTGAGAATCATAGATTCGGACGCCGAAGAACGTCAGCAATGCGACGCCCGCCAAGATCAGAATGAATTTCAAGAGTCTCGGCATGGCGATCCGCATTGGCTCGTCCGCGCTCCTCGCGACGCCGATCGAAGCGATCAGACGGATTTCGCATCATGCGAAATAAGCCCTCTTGGCCGCCGGCTCGTCAAGCATCGCCGCTCGCAGCCATTCGGCAATGAAAAGAATCGACCGCAGGGCATGGGCAAGAGGAGAATCCTGCGAGATTTGGGGCGTCCTCATCCTTCGAGACGGCTCCTCGCGCGTTTCCCGCTCGAACGGAAACGTTCGAGCGATAAGGAATCGCGCCAAATCAAAAGGTTGGAGCATGTCCTGACCGGAAAACCGCTTCGCACTTTTCCGGGACATGCTCGAGAGCGCGATGTGAAAAAGTGGGAACCGGTTTTTCGCGCGAATCGCGCTCTAAAACTTTGGAATCGATCACGTTATCTGCGTTTGAGCGATTCCGCTCGAACGCATCGTGATTCCTCTGGATGAGGACTCGCGGGCAGGCGGTTTCACACCCGATTGCCCGGCATCGATCGCCCCTGAAACTTGACGGCGCGGCCTTGGGCGAGACTTACTGTGAGCGCTCCATGCGAAAACGCATGGCTTTCCCTTGGAGTCCGCTCGTGCAGGTAAACGGGGCTCTGCTCAACACCGCGGCCGCCGCGCTTCTCCTTCTCATCTTTCTCGTCTTCTGCAATCTCGGACAGGCGGTGGTCGAGCCTGTCGTGCTCGGCTTCTTTCTGATCGAAGTCACCTGGCCGCTCTATCGCTTTCTGAAGAGAAAAATCGCCGGATGGTTCGCGACCGTGATCACGATCAGCGTGACGATCGTTTCCGTGCTCGCGCTTTTTGCGATCATCGCCTGGGGCGGCAGCCAAGTCGCCGTCTGGCTCCGCGATAATTTCGACAGCATCCAGACCACGCTCGTGAATTCGACCGCCTGGCTCGAGGAGCATGACATCTTCATCCTCGCGATGGTCACCGACCACTTCAACGCGGCCTCGCTCGTCGCGTTCTTCAGGACCGTCGCCCTACGGTTGAACACGATGGCGGCCTTCGCAGCGCTTGTTTTCCTCTATGTCGTGATGGGGCTCGCGGAGACCGAGGTCGTTCAAGAGAACATCGCGCGGCTCGAGGATCCCGATCTCGCGCGGCGACTGCTCGCCGCCGGACGCGGCATCGGCGAGAAATTCCGCTCCTATCTGCTCGTGCGGACCGTCGCGAGCATCGCCACCGGGCTCGCGATCTGGGGCTTCGTCGCCTCTATGCGGCTCGATCTGGCCGGCGCCTGGGGCGTGCTGGCCTTCGCGCTCAACTTCCTGCCCTATATCGGCTCGGTCCTCGTCACGCTCCTCTTGCCCCTCTTCGCGCTGGCGCAAGCCGACTCGCCGGCGACGGCCGTTTATGTCCTCCTGGGCGTCTCGATCATTCAATTCGCGATCGGCAGCGTGCTCGAGCCGGTCTTTTCAGGCTCGGCGCTGTCGATTTCTCCGCCGGTGGTCATCTTCTCGGTGGTCTTGTGGACTTTCCTTTGGGGCGCGCTCGGCGCCTTCCTCGGCGTCCCCGTTACAATCGCGATGCTCACGCTGCTCGAGCAATTTCCTTCGGCGCGCTGGCTGTCAGACCTGCTCGCGGGAGGGCCCGGCGTCTCGAGGAAGAATCGCCAGCTCGTGGGCTGACGCCCGATTGAAGACTCGCGTCCTGCGGCGGTCCGAGGCGCGCCTAGAGCAGTCACGGAAAAGTGCGAAGCGGTTTTCCGATCATGACATGCTCTAATTTTTTGACTTGGCGCGATTCCTTACCGCTCGAACGATTCCGTTCGAGCGGGAAACGCGCGAAGGGCGCGCGCGAAGGCTGCGAGGCTCAGGAGCGCTTGTTGATCGGCGTATAGTCGCGGCGCGTCGCCCCGGTATAGAGCTGGCGCGGACGGCCGATCTTGGATCCGGGATCCTCGATCATCTCCTTCCATTGCGCGATCCAGCCGACGGTGCGGGCGATGGCGAAGAGCACCGTGAAGGTTGTTGTCGGGAAGCCCATCGCCTTGAGCGTGATGCCCGAATAGAAGTCGATGTTGGGATAGAGCTTTTTCTCGATGAAATAATCGTCGTGCAGCGCGATGCGCTCGAGCTCGAGCGCAACTTCCAGCAGCGGGTCCTTGAGCCCGAGCTCCCTCAAAACCTCGCGCGTCGTCTGCTGCATCAGCTTCGCGCGCGGATCGTAGTTCTTGTAAACGCGATGGCCGAAGCCCATCAGGCGGAACGGGTCGTTCTTATCCTTGGCGCGTGCGATGAAATGCGGGATGCGATCGACGGTGCCGATTTCTTCGAGCATCTTCAGCACCGCTTCATTCGCGCCGCCGTGCGCCGGGCCCCAGAGAGAGGCGATGCCGGCGGCGATGCAGGCGAAGGGATTGGCGCCCGATGAGCCCGCGAGGCGGACCGTCGAGGTCGATGCGTTCTGCTCGTGATCGGCGTGCAGAATAAAGATGCGGTCGAGCGCGCGCGAGACGATCTGATTGACTTTATAGTCCTCGCAAGGCACCGCAAATGTCATCCGTAAAAAATTCGATGCGTAGTCAAGGTCGTTCTTGGGATAAACGAAGGGATGGCCGATTGAATATTTGTAGGCCATCGCGGCGAGCGTCGGGATCTTGGCGATCATCCGCGTCGAGGCGATCATGCGCTGGGTGGGGTCAGCGATGTTGGTCGAGTCGTGATAGAAGGCCGAGAGCGCGCCGACAGACGCCACCATGACCGCCATGGGGTGCGCATCGCGGCGGAAACCCTGGAAAAACCGCGCCATCTGCTCATGCACCATCGTATGGCGCGTGATGCGATAGTCGAAATCCGCTTTCTGAGCGGGAGTCGGCAGCTCGCCATAGAGCAAGAGATAGCAAGTCTCGAGGAAGTCGCCGTGCTCGGCGAGCTGCTCGATGGGATAGCCGCGATAGAGCAGAACGCCGGCGTCGCCGTCGATGAAGGTGATCTTCGATTCGCAGCTCGCGGTGGAGGTGAAGCCGGGATCGAAGGTGAACATCCCGGTCTCGCCGTAGAGCGAGCGGATGTCGAGAACCTCCGGACCCATCGAGCCCTGCATGACCGGCAACTCGATAGTTTTTCCACCGAGCCCGAGAGAACCCTTTTCGTCGCTCATCGTGATCCCCCGTGGCTATGGCGTCCCCGCTCAGCGGACCTGCAGGTCGCGTGCCATGAGCGAAGTCGCGTGCGTCGCAAAAGCGAATTGTGCATCGCAAAACGCTATAACAAAGCTGAGCCTTGTCAAGAGAGCCGAGGCAGGGGCGGCGTCACCCTTTCGCCTGGTCGGCGATCCGCGCGAGACTTTCCTCGCGGCCCAAAATCTCCATCACCTCGAAGATCGGCGGCGACACGCCTCGGCCCGTCAGCGCGGCGCGCAAGGGCTGGGCGAGATCCCCGAGCTTCAGCGAAAGCTCGTTCGCCGTCTCGCGCACGGCGGCCTCCGACGTGGCGGCGCTCCATTCGGGAAGGGCCGCCAATCTCTTCGCGAGCGCGGCAAGCCGCGCCTTTCCCTGTTCCGTGAGCAGCGACTTGGCCTTCTCGTCCGGCGCCAGCGGACGTTCGGCGAACAAGAAAGCTGCGCCGTCCAAAAGCTCGTTCAAGGTTTTCGCGCGCGCCTTCAGGCCCGACATCGCCGCCAAGAGTTGCGCGCGCTTGCGCTCGTCGAGCTTGGTGAGCGCTTCGGGTCCGCCTTTGAGATAGGGTAGCGTGTCGATCAAGGCGAGCAGAAGCTCCTCATCCGCCATCGCCCGCATGAAGTGCCCGTTCATATTCTCGAGCTTGACGAAGTCGAAGCGCGCCGGCGAACGATGCACCTGGGCGATGTCGAAAGCCTGAATCAGCTCGTCGGGCGTGAAGAACTCCTTGTCGCCCTGGCTCCAGCCGAGCCGCGCAAGATAATTGCGAAGCGCGATCGGCAGATAGCCCAGGGCGCGGTAGGCGTCGACGCCGAGCGCGCCGTGACGCTTCGAGAGCTTCGCACCGTCGGCGCCGTGGATCAGCGGAATATGCGCGAAGGCCGGAATGTCCCAGCCCATCGCCTGGTAGATGTGCGTTTGTCGCGCGGCGTTGGTGAAATGGTCGTCGCCGCGGATGATCTGGGTCACGCCCATGTCGTGGTCGTCGACGACGACGGCGAGCATATAGGTCGGCGTGCCGTCGGAGCGCAGCAGCACGAAATCGTCGAGGTCCTTGTTGGGGAAGGCGACGCGGCCCTGAACCGCGTCCCCGACGATCGTCTCGCCCTCGCGCGGGGCCTTGAGGCGAACGACCGAGCTCGCGCCTGCGGGCGCCTCAGAAGGATCACGGTCGCGCCAGCGCCCGTCGTAGCGCGGCGGCCGGCCTTCGGCGCGGGCTTTCTCGCGCATCTCCTCGAGCTCCGCGGCCGTCGCAAAGCAACGATAGGCCTTGCCTTTGGCCAGCAGCTCCTCCGCGACCTCGCGATGGCGCGGCGCGCGCGCAAATTGGTAGATTGCGTCGCCGTCCCAATCGAGCCCGAGCCAGCGCATGCCGTCGAGGATCGCCTCGATGGCCGCCTGCGTCGAGCGCTCGCGATCCGTGTCTTCGATGCGCAGCAGCATCTTGCCGCCATGCTTGCGCGCATAAAGCCAATTGAAGAGCGCCGTGCGCGCGGAGCCAATATGCAGGAAACCCGTGGGCGAGGGCGCAAAACGCGTGATGACTTCAGGGGACATTCGATCAATCGGGCTGGAGAAGGTGGGGGCCTCCTCTAACACGGGCGCCGCCATGATTCGACCCGCTGGTCTCCATCCGCAAATCTAACCGCGCGCCCTCATGCTGAGGTGGC
Protein-coding sequences here:
- a CDS encoding AI-2E family transporter, with translation MAFPWSPLVQVNGALLNTAAAALLLLIFLVFCNLGQAVVEPVVLGFFLIEVTWPLYRFLKRKIAGWFATVITISVTIVSVLALFAIIAWGGSQVAVWLRDNFDSIQTTLVNSTAWLEEHDIFILAMVTDHFNAASLVAFFRTVALRLNTMAAFAALVFLYVVMGLAETEVVQENIARLEDPDLARRLLAAGRGIGEKFRSYLLVRTVASIATGLAIWGFVASMRLDLAGAWGVLAFALNFLPYIGSVLVTLLLPLFALAQADSPATAVYVLLGVSIIQFAIGSVLEPVFSGSALSISPPVVIFSVVLWTFLWGALGAFLGVPVTIAMLTLLEQFPSARWLSDLLAGGPGVSRKNRQLVG
- a CDS encoding citrate synthase, which produces MSDEKGSLGLGGKTIELPVMQGSMGPEVLDIRSLYGETGMFTFDPGFTSTASCESKITFIDGDAGVLLYRGYPIEQLAEHGDFLETCYLLLYGELPTPAQKADFDYRITRHTMVHEQMARFFQGFRRDAHPMAVMVASVGALSAFYHDSTNIADPTQRMIASTRMIAKIPTLAAMAYKYSIGHPFVYPKNDLDYASNFLRMTFAVPCEDYKVNQIVSRALDRIFILHADHEQNASTSTVRLAGSSGANPFACIAAGIASLWGPAHGGANEAVLKMLEEIGTVDRIPHFIARAKDKNDPFRLMGFGHRVYKNYDPRAKLMQQTTREVLRELGLKDPLLEVALELERIALHDDYFIEKKLYPNIDFYSGITLKAMGFPTTTFTVLFAIARTVGWIAQWKEMIEDPGSKIGRPRQLYTGATRRDYTPINKRS
- the gltX gene encoding glutamate--tRNA ligase, whose protein sequence is MSPEVITRFAPSPTGFLHIGSARTALFNWLYARKHGGKMLLRIEDTDRERSTQAAIEAILDGMRWLGLDWDGDAIYQFARAPRHREVAEELLAKGKAYRCFATAAELEEMREKARAEGRPPRYDGRWRDRDPSEAPAGASSVVRLKAPREGETIVGDAVQGRVAFPNKDLDDFVLLRSDGTPTYMLAVVVDDHDMGVTQIIRGDDHFTNAARQTHIYQAMGWDIPAFAHIPLIHGADGAKLSKRHGALGVDAYRALGYLPIALRNYLARLGWSQGDKEFFTPDELIQAFDIAQVHRSPARFDFVKLENMNGHFMRAMADEELLLALIDTLPYLKGGPEALTKLDERKRAQLLAAMSGLKARAKTLNELLDGAAFLFAERPLAPDEKAKSLLTEQGKARLAALAKRLAALPEWSAATSEAAVRETANELSLKLGDLAQPLRAALTGRGVSPPIFEVMEILGREESLARIADQAKG